In a single window of the Gadus chalcogrammus isolate NIFS_2021 chromosome 20, NIFS_Gcha_1.0, whole genome shotgun sequence genome:
- the LOC130373025 gene encoding protein mono-ADP-ribosyltransferase PARP9-like, with the protein MTNQLKMPLDGNGINILRQCGPAIKEVLKYKYDCSIDVLGMDSAMGQDFAQSRNQPMAAEKRFSIQLKGREVSVWKADLTSFPTEAVVNAANENLQHYGGLALAFCVAGGSDIQSDSDKYIKRNGALKTGDAVIGNPGCLPSCQKIIHAVGPRLSPRPNSYEVKQAEPDLRKTVNTILARAEENKFKSVAIPALSSGLFNFPVDKCADIIVDTVRKNIENRNRVYPHNIALVNNDEPTVKEMERACRQAFGRTNAPVSQAVRSKTNKSGAKTSQTSLTVHIGNVHLTLRQGNIQEQVTDVIVNTTGDNLCLSNGEVSKAILKKAGSKMQEEIDKKYKKAKKSLPLVLKTDSYSLGCKEVYHTLVPVKGVDRAGKILYNAIQECLKMANTERHKSIAFPAIGTGHLGFTKQEVAQIMTMAVEDSAKKMQTKMEVHFVIYPPENDTFMAFEAKIRGLQGQSSPGSDTGLSQGFDEQNTSVAPEVRMSSASIEANEEAKSWLEELLRCSSTATVNNNFIQYLGVEELHQLNSGAAPATWIEEFFEKGCAKIKVQAESLKDVIVHVLKAETMLCDVQKEFARGVKAHMPMLPTRGSMSDAGSIDPGDREDQFEEQGLSIQRILPVDNAALMEVFELKKKQLGSSSPPRRMYQRIPAQFCSRLKDIGFQREYAPPSAPKYGEGIYFSGSVRGAVDLWREQSHQDVYQYYVEAKVLTGKSTPGKRDLIMPPPVGDDPLVRFDSLSGGTDISVIFNGHQALPECIIICKSYDVV; encoded by the exons ATGACAAACCAACTGAAAATGCCTCTTGATGGGAATGGGATCAACATTCTGAGACAATGCGGTCCTGCCATAAAAGAAGTCctaaaatacaaatatgacTGCAGCATAGATGTCCTTGGTATGGACTCTGCTATGGGCCAAGACTTTGCACAGTCCAGAAATCAACCAATGGCTGCAGAGAAAAGGTTTTCCATCCAGCTCAAAGGGAGAGAGGTGTCTGTGTGGAAGGCTGACCTCACCAGTTTCCCCACAGAGGCTGTCGTCAATGCTGCAAATGAGAATCTGCAACATTATGGTGGTCTTGCGCTGGCATTCTGTGTGGCGGGCGGCTCTGACATACAGAGTGACAGTGACAAATATATTAAGAGGAATGGTGCTTTGAAAACAGGAGATGCAGTTATCGGTAATCCAGGGTGTCTCCCATCATGCCAGAAGATAATTCATGCTGTCGGCCCACGTCTATCACCTCGTCCTAATAGCTATGAAGTTAAACAGGCTGAACCGGATTTGAGGAAAACAGTGAATACCATCCTTGCTAGGGCCGAAGAGAACAAGTTCAAGTCTGTGGCCATTCCTGCTTTGAGTTCTGGACTCTTTAACTTCCCCGTTGATAAATGTGCCGACATAATCGTGGACACGGTGAGAAAAAACATTGAAAACAGAAACAGAGTTTATCCACACAATATTGCCCTGGTGAATAATGACGAGCCTACTGTTAAAGAAATGGAAAGAGCATGCCGTCAAGCATTTGGCCGCACAAATGCACCAGTCAGCCAAGCGGTCAGGAGTAAAACCAATAAGAGCGGAGCCAAAACGTCCCAAACCTCCCTGACTGTTCATATCGGGAATGTCCATCTGACCCTCAGGCAGGGTAACATTCAGGAACAGGTG ACCGACGTCATTGTGAACACAACAGGAGATAATCTTTGTCTATCAAATGGAGAAGTTTCCAAAGCCATCCTGAAGAAGGCTGGGAGCAAAATGCAAGAAGAAATTgacaaaaagtataaaaaagcAAAGAAATCCCTTCCCCTTGTGTTGAAGACAGACTCCTACAGTCTTGGATGTAAAGAGGTCTATCACACTTTGGTTCCTGTAAAAGGTGTGGACAGGGCCGGAAAG ATCCTTTACAATGCTATACAAGAATGCTTAAAAATGGCAAACACTGAGAGACACAAGTCAATTGCCTTTCCGGCTATCGGCACTGGCCATCTGGGCTTCACTAAACAAGAGGTGGCCCAGATTATGACAATGGCGGTGGAAGACAGTGCCAAGAAGATGCAAACAAAGATGGAGGTTCACTTTGTCATATATCCTCCTGAAAATGACACATTCATG GCCTTTGAAGCTAAAATAAGAGGGCTTCAGGGACAGAGCTCTCCTGGCTCTGATACTGGGCTATCACAGG GATTTGATGAGCAGAATACATCTGTAGCACCAGAAGTCAGGATGAGCAGTGCTTCGATCGAAGCAAACGAGGAGGCCAAGAGTTGGCTAGAGGAACTCCTCCGTTGCTCCAGCACAGCAACGGTCAACAATAACTTCATCCAGTACCTCGGCGTGGAGGAGCTCCACCAGCTGAACAGCGGCGCTGCACCGGCCACTTGGATTGAGGAGTTCTTCGAGAAGGGCTGTGCCAAAATAAAAGTCCAGGCGGAGTCGCTGAAAGATGTCATTGTGCATGTGTTGAAGGCAGAGACCATGCTCTGTGACGTCCAGAAGGAGTTTGCGAGAGGGGTCAAGGCCCACATGCCCATGCTGCCAACTAGAGGAAGTATGTCTGATGCAGGGTCGATTGACCCAGGGGACAGAGAGGATCAATTCGAAGAACAGGGGCTATCCATTCAGAGG ATCTTGCCAGTTGATAACGCTGCTCTCATGGAGGTCTTTGAGCTTAAGAAAAAACAGCTGGGCTCATCGTCTCCCCCTCGGAGAATGTACCAACGCATACCTGCACAGTTTTGTTCCAGGCTCAAGGACATCGGATTTCAGAGGGAATACGCACCACCTTCTG CTCCCAAGTATGGAGAGGGCATCTATTTTTCCGGCAGCGTGAGGGGTGCAGTGGACCTGTGGAGAGAGCAGAGCCATCAGGATGTGTATCAGTACTACGTTGAAGCCAAGGTGCTGACAGGAAAGTCCACCCCGGGTAAACGTGACCTTATCATGCCTCCTCCTGTTGGTGACGATCCACTCGTTCGCTTCGACAGTTTATCGGGGGGAACCGATATCTCTGTGATTTTTAACGGTCACCAAGCCCTGCCAGAGTGCATCATCATCTGCAAAAGTTATGACGTCGTTtga